The DNA segment AAAGAAAAAAAAGAAGAAGATATTAATAAATTTTTTAATAATTTTTTTGCAGGGCAAGATGTTGAAGCAAAAAAGCCTGAGCAATCTGGTTCGGATATTTTTGAACAGTTTGGGCGTGATCTTACTAAGCTAGCTCAGGAAAATAAATTAGACCCAGTAATTGGGAGAGAAAATGAAATTAAACGAATAATAAGAATACTTTCTAGAAGGACAAAGAACAACCCAGTATTAATTGGCGACCCAGGGGTTGGTAAAACAGCAATTGTTGAAGGTTTAGCGCAAGAGATTGTGAACGAAGAAGTTCCTGAGAATTTAATTGGTAAAAAGGTTATTGAATTACAGTTGTCCTCTGTCATAGCTGGAACAAGGTTCAGAGGAGATTTTGAGGATAGACTGAAGCGATTACTTGAAGAAGCAACAAGGAAAGACTCAAATATTATTTTGTTCATTGATGAGCTTCATACGATTATTGGGGCAGGAGCTGTTGGTGAAAATTCATTAGATGCCGCGAATATTCTTAAGCCTGCATTAGCTAGGGGAGAAATCCAGTGTATAGGAGCAACTACTATTGATGAGTATCGAAGGTATGTTGAGAAAGATGCTGCTTTGGAAAGACGGTTTCAGAAGATAGACGTATCAGAGCCTAGTAAGGAAGAAACCATCGATATTTTGAAGGGACTAAGAGATAAGTACGAGGCCTTCCATAGAGTAGATATTGATGAGGATATTATAGCGTATGCGGTGGAAGCATCTTCGAGATATATTACTGATCGATTTTTGCCTGATAAGGCAATTGATATTATTGATGAAGCAGCCGCTATGGTTAGACTAGACTCCATTTCATTGCCAGAACATATTAAACGTGTCCAAAAGGAATTAGTTTTAATTAAAAAAGAGGAGAAAGCTGCTGTTAAAAACCAAGAATATGAGAAGGCGGCAGAATATAGAGATAGTATAGAACGTTTAGAATCTTGGATTTCCGAAGAAAAAGAAAAGTGGATGGCAAAAAAAGGAACAAAAGTTGTGAGAATAGAGAAAGAAGATATTTCTAAAGTAGTCTCTGATTGGACCAAAATTCCTTTAACTTCTTTGCAAGAAAATGAGCTGGATAAATATTCAACAATGGAAGATGCTCTTAAAAAGAATATTATTGGTCAAGAGGAAGCGATTGAAGAAATATCCAGAGTTTTAAAAAGAGCACGTTCTGGCTTAAAAAATCCTGATAGGCCTATTGGTTCCTTTGTTTTTGCTGGGCCAACAGGTGTGGGAAAAACAGAGTTAGCAAAAGTTCTTACTGAATATTTAATGGGAGATAAAGACAAATTGCTTCGATACGACATGAGTGAGTATATGGAGAAATTCAACATCTCTAAATTAATAGGCGCACCACCTGGTTACGTTGGTTATGATGAAGCTGGTCAACTCACAGCTCAAGTTAGAAGAAATGCCTATAGCATCATTTTGTTTGATGAGATAGAAAAAGCACATCCAGAGATTTTTAATATATTATTACAAATCTTGGATAATGGATTTATGACTGATAGTCAGGGTA comes from the Candidatus Margulisiibacteriota bacterium genome and includes:
- a CDS encoding AAA family ATPase, producing MICQICNKRNATITLQTNINGVNKTLHICQECAKEKNHLLFPKPFIDSLAKQQNLPPFLDSLLKQFSQPSFDKVYGMFSEHANKSMYIAQEECKRLEHGLLDTGHMLLGLLKEKGIVTKYFESEKIDVAGFILEIETALGKGQAPGGAEGEVKLSPRAKKVVELSYNAAKEMQSPYVGPEHLLIGLLREAEGIAFIYLTKRGVSINTFLQFVQKEMPDKKEKKEEDINKFFNNFFAGQDVEAKKPEQSGSDIFEQFGRDLTKLAQENKLDPVIGRENEIKRIIRILSRRTKNNPVLIGDPGVGKTAIVEGLAQEIVNEEVPENLIGKKVIELQLSSVIAGTRFRGDFEDRLKRLLEEATRKDSNIILFIDELHTIIGAGAVGENSLDAANILKPALARGEIQCIGATTIDEYRRYVEKDAALERRFQKIDVSEPSKEETIDILKGLRDKYEAFHRVDIDEDIIAYAVEASSRYITDRFLPDKAIDIIDEAAAMVRLDSISLPEHIKRVQKELVLIKKEEKAAVKNQEYEKAAEYRDSIERLESWISEEKEKWMAKKGTKVVRIEKEDISKVVSDWTKIPLTSLQENELDKYSTMEDALKKNIIGQEEAIEEISRVLKRARSGLKNPDRPIGSFVFAGPTGVGKTELAKVLTEYLMGDKDKLLRYDMSEYMEKFNISKLIGAPPGYVGYDEAGQLTAQVRRNAYSIILFDEIEKAHPEIFNILLQILDNGFMTDSQGRKIDFRNTTIIMTTNMGSDQVKAYGFNKGGSQSDYETLKANVQSEIKKNFKVEFINRLNGVIVFKPLGFESMSKIFDLLIQNIIERLQEKNIKIKISKSVKEKLIKESEYDEFGARSLGRIIEKSIEDPLAHKLLKKEIKGDQTVSLKLSSHGEIIFSIA